In Salinibacterium sp. ZJ70, one DNA window encodes the following:
- a CDS encoding citrate synthase, which translates to MSDTTAGEKVSLHLGDRMAEFPVHKATDGRDVVDLSTFTKQTGYNTFDPGFVNTAATRSAITYIDGDEGILRYRGYAIEDVAANSTFLEVAWLLIYGELPTPSELEEFSEKVRHHTLLHEDLKHFFSALPHTAHPMSVLSSAVSALSTYYENDLDPRDPEKVELNTIRLLAKLPVIAAYAHKKALGQAFLYPDNSLDFVENFLKLNFGNMAEQYEVNPVLVKALDRLLILHEDHEQNASTSTVRLVGSTEANMFASISAGINALYGPLHGGANEAVLTMLAQIRESGESVGKFVERVKNKEDGIRLMGFGHRVYKNYDPRARLVKESADAVLADLGVQDPLLDIAKELEELALNDEYFQSRRLYPNVDFYTGVIYKAMGFPTRMFTVLFAIGRLPGWIAHWREAINDPGTKIGRPQQLYVGPAARDWPTGR; encoded by the coding sequence GTGAGCGACACGACCGCTGGAGAGAAGGTCAGCCTGCATCTGGGCGACCGAATGGCAGAATTCCCCGTCCACAAGGCCACTGATGGCCGTGATGTGGTCGATCTGTCGACCTTCACGAAGCAGACCGGGTACAACACCTTCGACCCCGGTTTCGTGAACACCGCCGCCACGCGCAGCGCCATCACGTACATCGACGGCGACGAGGGCATCCTGCGCTATCGCGGGTACGCCATCGAGGATGTCGCGGCCAACTCGACCTTCCTCGAGGTCGCGTGGCTGCTCATCTACGGTGAGCTGCCCACCCCGAGCGAGCTCGAGGAGTTCTCCGAGAAGGTGCGCCACCACACGCTCCTCCACGAGGACCTCAAGCACTTCTTCTCGGCCCTGCCGCACACGGCGCACCCGATGTCGGTGCTGTCGTCGGCGGTGTCGGCTCTCTCCACCTACTACGAGAACGACCTCGACCCGCGCGACCCGGAGAAGGTCGAGCTCAACACCATCCGCCTTCTGGCGAAGCTGCCGGTGATCGCCGCGTATGCGCACAAGAAGGCGCTGGGGCAGGCGTTCCTCTACCCCGACAACTCGCTCGACTTCGTCGAGAACTTCCTGAAGCTGAACTTCGGCAACATGGCCGAGCAGTACGAGGTGAACCCCGTGCTCGTGAAGGCGCTCGACCGCCTGCTGATCCTGCACGAAGACCACGAGCAGAACGCGTCGACGTCGACGGTGCGCCTCGTCGGCTCGACGGAGGCGAACATGTTCGCCTCGATCTCGGCCGGCATCAACGCCCTCTACGGTCCGCTGCACGGCGGCGCGAACGAGGCGGTGCTCACGATGCTCGCGCAGATCCGCGAATCGGGGGAGTCCGTCGGCAAGTTCGTCGAGCGCGTGAAGAACAAGGAAGACGGCATCCGTCTCATGGGTTTCGGGCACCGGGTGTACAAGAACTACGACCCGCGTGCGCGACTCGTGAAGGAATCCGCGGATGCGGTGCTCGCCGACCTCGGCGTGCAGGATCCGCTCCTCGACATCGCGAAGGAGCTCGAGGAGCTCGCGCTCAACGACGAGTACTTCCAGTCGCGGCGCCTCTACCCGAACGTGGACTTCTACACGGGTGTGATCTACAAGGCGATGGGCTTCCCGACGCGCATGTTCACCGTGCTGTTCGCGATCGGCCGTCTTCCCGGATGGATCGCGCACTGGCGCGAGGCCATCAACGACCCGGGCACCAAGATCGGTCGCCCGCAGCAGCTCTACGTGGGACCGGCTGCTCGCGACTGGCCGACCGGCCGCTGA
- the dapD gene encoding 2,3,4,5-tetrahydropyridine-2,6-dicarboxylate N-succinyltransferase, protein MTTAWGYGLATIASDGTVLDTWFPSPAQGSAPAGVEPPQAVLEGVGEDAVRDVRTEAVLVEIDTDAAPASTPDAYLRLHLLSHLLVKPNEVNLDGIFAHLPIVAWSNAGPVHPDTLRTARARLQKAGITVEGIDKFPRLTDYVVPDRVRIADAARVRLGAHLAPGTTVMHEGFVNFNAGTLGASMVEGRISQGVVVGDGSDIGGGASIMGTLSGGGTEKIVIGERALLGANSGIGISIGDDSVVEAGLYVTAGTKVTYHLPAGPRTVKAVELSGVAGILFRRNSVSGAVEALPRSGHGIELNAALHA, encoded by the coding sequence ATGACGACCGCATGGGGCTATGGACTCGCAACGATCGCCAGCGACGGAACGGTGCTCGACACCTGGTTCCCGTCGCCCGCACAGGGAAGCGCGCCCGCCGGCGTCGAGCCGCCGCAGGCCGTGCTCGAGGGTGTCGGCGAGGACGCCGTGCGCGATGTGCGCACCGAAGCCGTGCTCGTCGAGATCGACACGGATGCGGCTCCCGCTTCCACCCCGGACGCCTACCTGCGCCTGCACCTGCTGTCGCACCTGCTCGTGAAGCCGAACGAGGTCAACCTCGACGGCATCTTCGCTCACCTGCCGATCGTCGCGTGGAGCAACGCCGGCCCCGTCCACCCTGACACTCTGCGGACCGCGCGTGCGCGCCTGCAGAAGGCCGGCATCACGGTCGAGGGCATCGACAAGTTCCCGCGCCTCACCGACTACGTCGTGCCGGACCGCGTGCGCATCGCGGATGCTGCGCGCGTGCGCCTCGGCGCGCACCTCGCGCCCGGCACCACCGTCATGCACGAGGGCTTCGTGAACTTCAACGCCGGCACCCTCGGCGCTTCGATGGTCGAGGGCCGCATCTCGCAGGGCGTCGTCGTGGGCGACGGCAGCGACATCGGAGGCGGAGCGTCCATCATGGGCACGCTCTCCGGCGGCGGCACCGAGAAGATCGTCATCGGCGAGCGTGCGCTCCTCGGTGCGAACTCGGGTATCGGCATCTCGATCGGCGACGACTCGGTCGTCGAGGCGGGCCTCTACGTGACGGCGGGCACCAAGGTGACCTACCACCTGCCCGCTGGCCCGCGCACGGTCAAGGCGGTGGAGCTCTCGGGCGTCGCCGGCATCCTCTTCCGCCGTAACTCGGTGAGCGGTGCGGTGGAGGCGCTCCCCCGCAGCGGCCACGGTATCGAGTTGAATGCGGCGCTGCACGCCTGA
- the dapE gene encoding succinyl-diaminopimelate desuccinylase, with the protein MRPLDLSASTSDLTRQLVDIASVSGGERELADAIESVVRAVPHLEVVRDGDAVVARTTLGRPQRVVIAGHIDTVPINANLPAQLREENGETILWGRGTVDMKGGCAVMLALAVQLTEPVVDVTWVWYDNEEVDSSLNGLGRIARERPELLEADFAILGEPSNGEIEGGCNGTIRVDVTTRGTRAHSARAWMGDNAIHAAAPVLARLAAYEPQTVEVDGLAYRESLSAVRISGGVAGNVIPDECTVHVNYRFAPSRSGAEALAHLEELFAGIDAEITVADLAEGARPGLDAPLAQQFVHAVGGEARPKYGWTDVARFSALGIPAVNYGPGDPSLAHADDERVPLAQIERVETGLRRWLTSAS; encoded by the coding sequence GTGCGCCCCCTCGACCTCTCCGCGTCCACGTCCGACCTCACTCGGCAGCTCGTCGACATCGCCTCGGTGTCGGGTGGCGAGCGGGAGCTGGCGGACGCGATCGAATCCGTCGTCCGGGCAGTGCCGCACCTCGAGGTCGTGCGCGACGGCGATGCCGTCGTAGCGCGGACCACCCTCGGGCGGCCGCAGCGGGTGGTGATCGCAGGACACATCGACACGGTTCCGATCAACGCGAACCTCCCGGCCCAGCTCCGTGAGGAGAACGGCGAGACGATCCTCTGGGGTCGGGGGACCGTCGACATGAAGGGCGGCTGCGCCGTCATGCTGGCGCTTGCGGTGCAGCTCACGGAGCCTGTCGTCGACGTGACGTGGGTCTGGTACGACAACGAGGAGGTCGACTCCTCGCTCAACGGCCTCGGACGCATCGCGCGCGAGCGCCCGGAGCTGCTCGAGGCGGACTTCGCGATCCTCGGGGAGCCGTCGAACGGCGAGATCGAGGGTGGCTGCAACGGAACCATCCGTGTCGACGTGACGACGCGCGGCACGCGCGCCCACTCGGCCCGCGCCTGGATGGGCGACAACGCGATCCACGCCGCGGCCCCTGTCCTCGCGCGCCTCGCAGCCTACGAACCGCAGACGGTCGAGGTCGACGGCCTCGCCTACCGGGAGAGCCTCTCGGCGGTGCGGATCTCCGGCGGCGTCGCCGGCAACGTGATCCCCGACGAGTGCACCGTGCACGTGAACTACCGCTTCGCCCCCAGCCGCAGCGGTGCAGAGGCGCTCGCTCACCTCGAGGAGCTCTTCGCCGGCATCGACGCGGAGATCACCGTCGCCGATCTCGCCGAAGGCGCACGCCCCGGCCTCGACGCTCCCCTCGCGCAGCAGTTCGTGCACGCGGTCGGGGGAGAGGCGCGCCCCAAGTACGGCTGGACGGATGTCGCGCGCTTCAGCGCTCTCGGCATCCCCGCCGTCAACTACGGCCCGGGTGACCCCTCGCTCGCGCACGCGGATGACGAGCGGGTGCCGCTCGCCCAGATCGAGCGCGTCGAGACCGGCCTGCGTCGATGGCTGACCTCCGCGAGCTGA